CGAGACCTCGACGACCTTCAGCGAGTTCTGGGTCGCCGGTGGCGCGTCGACGGGCATCCCGACCTACGTCTTCATCGCCTTCCAGATGATGTTCGCCATCATCACGGTCGCGCTGATCAGCGGTGCGGTCTCCGACCGGACCAAGTTCGCCGGCTGGCTGGTCTTCGCGTTCGGCTGGTTCACGCTGGTCTACGTTCCGGTCGCGCACTGGGTGTGGGGCGGCGGCTTCATCGGCGCCAAGATCCACGCTCTGGACTTCGCCGGTGGAACCGCGGTTCACATCAACGCCGGTGCGGCGGCCCTCGGCCTCGCTCTGGTGCTCGGCAAGCGCATCGGCTGGCCCAAGGAGAAGATGAAGCCGCACAACGTGCCGTTCGTGGCGCTGGGTGCCGGTCTGCTCTGGTTCGGCTGGTTCGGTTTCAACGCGGGCTCCGAGCTCACGGCTGACGGCACCGCCGCGGTCGCGTTCATCAACACCCAGGTCGCCACGGCCGCCGCACTGCTCGGCTGGATCCTGGTCGAGTGGATCCGCGACGGCAAGCCGACCCTGGTCGGTGCCTCCTCGGGTGCGGTCGCGGGTCTCGTCGCGATCACCCCGGCCTGTGGCTTCATCTCGCCCTGGGCCGCCGTGGTCGTCGGCCTCATCGCCGGCGCGGTCTGCGCGCTCGCGGTCAGCCTGAAGTACAAGTTCGGCTACGACGACTCGCTCGACGTGGTCGGCGTCCACTTCGTCGGCGGCTGGATCGGTTCGCTCTCGATCGGTTTCTTCGCGAACGACTTCGTCAACTCGTGGATCACCGATGAGAAGATCCTGGGCGCGAGCAACGGCCTCTTCTATGGTGGTGGCTGGGACCAGCTGCTCCGTCAGTTCGAGGGCAGCGCGATCGTCTCGGTCTACTCGTTCGCGGTCGCGCTGATCCTCGGCTGGCTGATCAGCAAGACCATCGGTCTGCGGACCAAGCCCGAGGCGGAGCTGGACGGCATCGACGTCGCCGAGCACTCCG
This portion of the Allocatelliglobosispora scoriae genome encodes:
- a CDS encoding ammonium transporter, with product MDDVPTIDTGNTTWLLVSTALVLLMTPGLAFFYGGLNRSKSVLNMMMMSFSCIGLISILWLIYGFTFAFGVNDNADLNAYIGNPTTYLGGETSTTFSEFWVAGGASTGIPTYVFIAFQMMFAIITVALISGAVSDRTKFAGWLVFAFGWFTLVYVPVAHWVWGGGFIGAKIHALDFAGGTAVHINAGAAALGLALVLGKRIGWPKEKMKPHNVPFVALGAGLLWFGWFGFNAGSELTADGTAAVAFINTQVATAAALLGWILVEWIRDGKPTLVGASSGAVAGLVAITPACGFISPWAAVVVGLIAGAVCALAVSLKYKFGYDDSLDVVGVHFVGGWIGSLSIGFFANDFVNSWITDEKILGASNGLFYGGGWDQLLRQFEGSAIVSVYSFAVALILGWLISKTIGLRTKPEAELDGIDVAEHSESAYDFTTAGGSSGAFALAGIATPKASAPAEVEESAPASEKVSG